A genomic window from Gossypium hirsutum isolate 1008001.06 chromosome D10, Gossypium_hirsutum_v2.1, whole genome shotgun sequence includes:
- the LOC107915788 gene encoding zinc finger protein ZAT5 codes for MSFFLSFLLVIYCTPLPSPLLPLYLSPPICFIVFLYLGVLGKIMEAPEEVPVGSKDQTNNIIVKGKRTKRLRPQSPIPFAIASNNSIFNGDNVVNMENNNNNYGEYLSLSSSSDNYQDSTTEEEEDMANCLILLAQGQSREPPPKLLQQPDDHHPHQQHDPGVVYNKFNSRRFMEAASNGNGKAGYYVYECKTCNRTFPSFQALGGHRASHKKPKAAATVDEKIRQFTAGTTTIGLSDEEEGQHQQQQFMKTNNVSSLSLQLSNTNNYNNHNINNRVLYGNSNKDNNNNNNGKPNKVHECSICGSEFTSGQALGGHMRRHRGSIGGGSNSAVAANTALSLKVATPLEQPQQPKKPKNVLSLDLDLNLPASDDVDHREPKFSFASKQQQQQQQQQQQQQQQQQQQQSALVFSAPTLVDCHY; via the coding sequence AtgtccttttttctttctttccttttggtTATATATTGCACCCCACTTCCCTCTCCTTTGCTTCCTCTCTATCTTTCTCCCCCTATTTGTTtcattgtttttttatatttgggtGTGTTGGGGAAGATAATGGAAGCACCTGAGGAAGTCCCAGTGGGGTCTAAAGACCAAACCAACAACATCATCGTTAAAGGTAAGCGAACCAAGCGTTTAAGGCCTCAATCTCCTATCCCTTTTGCCATTGCTTCAAACAATTCTATTTTCAATGGCGATAATGTTGTGAACATGgagaacaacaacaacaactaTGGTGAATATTTGTCACTTTCTTCTTCCTCCGATAATTACCAAGATAGCACCACCGAGGAAGAAGAAGACATGGCTAATTGTTTGATCCTATTGGCTCAAGGCCAATCTAGGGAGCCTCCCCCCAAGTTATTGCAACAACCCGACGATCATCATCCGCATCAACAACATGACCCCGGGgttgtttacaacaaattcaacAGCAGAAGGTTCATGGAAGCCGCTTCCAACGGGAACGGTAAGGCTGGGTACTACGTTTACGAGTGCAAAACGTGCAACCGGACGTTCCCTTCGTTCCAAGCCCTCGGCGGTCATCGTGCCAGTCATAAGAAACCGAAAGCGGCAGCTACGGTTGACGAGAAAATACGACAATTCACGGCGGGAACGACGACGATAGGGTTATCGGATGAAGAAGAAGGGCAACACCAACAACAACAATTCATGAAGACTAACAACGTTTCATCTCTTTCCCTTCAATTGAGCAACACCAACAACTACAACAATCATAACATTAACAATAGGGTTTTGTATGGGAATAGCAACAAagacaacaacaataataataatggtaagcCTAATAAGGTCCATGAATGCTCCATTTGTGGGTCGGAGTTTACATCGGGACAAGCCTTGGGAGGACATATGAGAAGGCACAGAGGGTCCATAGGAGGTGGTAGTAATAGTGCTGTTGCTGCTAACACTGCGTTGTCGTTGAAAGTGGCAACGCCATTGGAACAACCTCAGCAACCTAAGAAACCGAAGAATGTTTTGTCTTTGGACTTGGATCTCAATCTTCCGGCCTCCGATGATGTCGATCATCGGGAACCGAAATTCTCCTTTGCTTCCAAGCaacaacaacagcagcagcagcagcagcagcagcaacagcaacagcagcagcaacaacaatCAGCTCTTGTGTTCTCCGCCCCCACTTTGGTGGATTGTCATTACTAA